CCTGCTTCATAGAAAAAAAAGTGGGACAGATAACTCCTGGATATGAAGCTGATCTAGTGATATTTGATCCAAATGCAAAGACCAAAGTTGATGTACCGACTCTTTATGAAGAGGAGTTGGATGGAAAAGTAGAGGCGGTTATTAAAAAAGGGTCACTCATTGAGTTGTAAAGGATTGTGAACGAAAAAGAGGCCTATTGCCGATGAAATGGCAGTAATCATAAAAAAGAGGAAACTAAAAGCGATACCGGTTGATGGATCTTGATGAAGAAGTTTCAGACCATACAAAAAGGTAAACTCTCTTGCTCCGACACCGCCTATAGTCAAAGGCAAAACCGCAACGACACTTGAGATAAGAAAGAGTGTGAGATAGTCTATGAGATGCTGCGAAATTCCAAGAGCGTACACTAAAGAGAAAGCGCAAAGGAGTTGCAGTATCTGGACTGAGAGTCCAAGCAGCGTGGTTTGAACGATGTAGGTAAGAAACCTTTTGAAAATCGTTTTATGTAAGAATAAAAAGATTGGATAGACCAAAATGGCTCCTGCCAAAGCCAACCATGCAAGCGGCGGGTAGAGAGCAGCATAGCTACTGAAAAGAAAAAGAGTACCGGCAAGAAATAACAAAGCGGCAAGTCCGCTTAATCGATCGAGCAGTGTAGCCTGGATAAGCTCTTTGACTCCAGGCGCATGAACTTTTTGCAACAGATAGATTTTATATCCATCTCCACCGATGCCACCCGGTAAAAAGAGGTTGTAAAACATTCCCACATAGTATAAAATCAGTGCATCTTTCTCTTTCAGATAGACTCCTATATCTTTAAAATAGTAGTTGAGGCGAACAGAGCTGATAATTTTTGAGAGATTGAAAAAGACAAATGCTGCAAGAAGCCACCATGGATTGCTTTTTTGCAGTGTAGCGAGCAGTTTATTGATATCGATTTGAGAAAGAACGAAAAGAAGAAGGCCAAAAGAGATGCCGATTTTAAGAAATGTCTTGATTTTTTTTCTCAAGATTTTGAGCCTTCATAAATCTCTTTGATCACATAAGGCTTTTTATTTTGCGATTCATAATAGGTTCGCATCATGATTTCTGCCAAAAATCCTGTAGTGATCAGTTGGATACCGCCAAGAGTAAGCATAACTCCGAGTATCAAAAGGGGTCGTCCACCGATGTCGTGGCCAAAAAGTTTGAGCATAAAGAGATAGAAATTGATAAGCATTCCTATCCCAAACATACCAAATCCGAGGGTTCCAAAAAGATGCATCGGTTTTGTGCCATATTTTTGAAAAAAGAGCATAAGCATCAAATCACTGATGACTTTAAATGTTCTGCCAATTCCATATTTACTTTCCCCATGTAGTCTAGGGTGGTGGCGCACATCCATCTCTGTCATTTTCGCACCATACAGTTTCGCAAGGACTGGAATGAACCGATGAAGCTCACCATAAAGCCCCAAGTTTTTAGCCACATCCTTTTTAAAAAGCTTCAGCGTACATCCATAGTCGTGCAGATAGACTCCTGTACTTCGTCGAATGATCCAGTTGGCGATTTTGCTGGGGATTTTGCGAAGGACCAATCCATCTTGTCGATTGGCTCGAACGCCTGCAACCACATCCCAACCTTCGTTTTGCATCTTTTCCAGCATCAACGGGATATCTCTTGGATCGTTTTGCAAATCTCCATCGATTGTCGCTATCACATCTCCGGTGGCCGCATCGATACCCGCAGCCATGGCGAGACTTTGACCAAAGTTTCTATTAAATACGATCAGTTTTGTTCTTTCATCGGCTAGCTCTTTGATCTTTTCGACAGTTCCATCCGTTGAACCGTCATCGACGAAAATAAGTTCATAGTCTAAACCTTGCAATGCTTCTTTTAAAGCTTTCATCAAAGGTTCGATATTTTCTTCTTCATTCATAACCGGTATGACCACCGAAAGTTTCATGCTGTTTCCTTTCAAAAAGTAGGTAATATACAATAATACTGACAAAATATACGACAACTGCGCTGCAGTAGACGTCACTCAAAAAATGTCCTCCCTGTGCGATACGCACAAGCCCTACAACGCTTCCCCAAATTATAGCAAGAGCAGCAATTATTTTTCTTTTTCTTCCCCGAAAAAGAGGGATAAGGGCTAAGAAATAAAAGGCTGCTGCGGCATGCCCACTGCTAAAGGAGCAGTTTTTTTTGCACTGATCGGCAATTTGCAGTGCCGGCGTGAACTTTTTCGTTCCTCCAAACTGTTCGATCTGAGAAGGTCTGGCTCTTCCAAAATGGTTTTTAAAGACAACATTGACGATAAGTCCTGGTCCTATGAGTAGAACAAGCAGGAGGTATACCAAAATTTTTTTGCTAATCCACTCCTTTTTAAAAAGAAGTTCTATAACAAAAAGCATGAAAATGGCAAGAGTGAAAAGTGTGATGAGAATCATTGTAGCTTTATAGATGATATGAAGCATGTATTGGTCTTTTAGGAAAAAGATCCCATTTTTGAAAAAAAGAGAAGAGAACCACAGATCAATTTGGGGAAAAAGCCAAAAGATGAAACATCCTGCAATCAACAGTCCAACTATTCTCACTGGTAGCCTTTGAATTGTTTCAGATAATAGACATAATAGACTCGCTTGTAATCTTTATACAGAGGTATTTCTATTTTTGCCAACAGCTTCGAATTTTTAAAATATTTTGCGGCTTTATTTATCGGAAATTTTGTGATGTAGATAAAATCCTCGCCTTTATGTTTTTGCAAATCTGTTGTTAAGTGAAATTGACTTCCTATGTGATGGGTGGGATTGAGCATCACTGCGTCAAATGGGTGGGGCTTGAGGTAGTAGATCATCTCGGCCATTGTCGTTCTATCATCAAATAACAGCTTTGTCTTTGGATATTTTTGTACGATGGATTGAAGTTTT
This region of Nitratiruptor sp. YY08-10 genomic DNA includes:
- a CDS encoding lysylphosphatidylglycerol synthase transmembrane domain-containing protein; the encoded protein is MRKKIKTFLKIGISFGLLLFVLSQIDINKLLATLQKSNPWWLLAAFVFFNLSKIISSVRLNYYFKDIGVYLKEKDALILYYVGMFYNLFLPGGIGGDGYKIYLLQKVHAPGVKELIQATLLDRLSGLAALLFLAGTLFLFSSYAALYPPLAWLALAGAILVYPIFLFLHKTIFKRFLTYIVQTTLLGLSVQILQLLCAFSLVYALGISQHLIDYLTLFLISSVVAVLPLTIGGVGAREFTFLYGLKLLHQDPSTGIAFSFLFFMITAISSAIGLFFVHNPLQLNE
- a CDS encoding glycosyltransferase family 2 protein, giving the protein MKLSVVIPVMNEEENIEPLMKALKEALQGLDYELIFVDDGSTDGTVEKIKELADERTKLIVFNRNFGQSLAMAAGIDAATGDVIATIDGDLQNDPRDIPLMLEKMQNEGWDVVAGVRANRQDGLVLRKIPSKIANWIIRRSTGVYLHDYGCTLKLFKKDVAKNLGLYGELHRFIPVLAKLYGAKMTEMDVRHHPRLHGESKYGIGRTFKVISDLMLMLFFQKYGTKPMHLFGTLGFGMFGIGMLINFYLFMLKLFGHDIGGRPLLILGVMLTLGGIQLITTGFLAEIMMRTYYESQNKKPYVIKEIYEGSKS
- a CDS encoding phosphatase PAP2 family protein; the protein is MRIVGLLIAGCFIFWLFPQIDLWFSSLFFKNGIFFLKDQYMLHIIYKATMILITLFTLAIFMLFVIELLFKKEWISKKILVYLLLVLLIGPGLIVNVVFKNHFGRARPSQIEQFGGTKKFTPALQIADQCKKNCSFSSGHAAAAFYFLALIPLFRGRKRKIIAALAIIWGSVVGLVRIAQGGHFLSDVYCSAVVVYFVSIIVYYLLFERKQHETFGGHTGYE